The proteins below are encoded in one region of Fulvia fulva chromosome 9, complete sequence:
- a CDS encoding putative beta-glucosidase M, whose protein sequence is MTRGWIACAVAFAIQTAYAQTSTTNCSAAAASIEASPIASILRPIGFVPENLVDAAAVVLAGIANTNQQEIIGALNQTGIDPRKSCNPSGYYDYGHSPPVYPSPEGSGDGLWANAYAQARALVSQMTDEEKNAIVTPANDTQGCSGFTGNVSRLNFPGICLNDASSGVRLSDTAKVNGYPAGLSVGASWDKGLAWWRANYIGKEFKAKGVNVALGPVVGPLGRVAKGGRNWEGFSNDPYLAGALVEPTVQGLQLSVVSCVKHYIGNEQETNRNPFLQGFLLPSGINLNNSVSSNIDDRTMHELYLWPFYDAVKAGVGSVMCSYQRINNSYGCQNSATLNGLLKTELGFGGFVVSDWYAQHTGIASADAGMDMVMPSGLYWGNNQLATAVNNGSMNATRLDDMATRILAAWYRFAPFTAPGIKANNATDAREAAANQILLQSAVEGHVLVKNENSALPLKQPAALSLFGWDAISGSNTSASQPDLYPVSLANTQQYINGDPFGGLQYLMSAASFMPAGSSIPEIAFNGTIISGGGSGGIAPASMVSPFDAIKRQTDIDGTILYTDFVTQDPVVQDSDACLVLINAQSAETADRSRLADEYSDTLVTNVASKCSNTIVVIHNAGIRLVDRWIDHSNITAAIYAHLPGQASGDALVEILYGRQSPSGRLPYTVAKQEADYGTLLNATLPDAQNPQYSQSNFTEGVHIDYRDFIKRDIVPRFAFGYGLTYTTFTYSNLSVALNDAVNCSLAPPDAGSKTSEGGLASLYDYVAAASITVTNTGDVAAAEVAQLYLGIPNSGVAKALRGFEKHWIQPGGSASYSFPLRRRDLSVWDTERQMWMMQEGEYKVYVGKSVLDNCLTSKFSLQTRAL, encoded by the coding sequence ATGACGCGCGGTTGGATCGCCTGCGCTGTTGCATTCGCCATACAGACAGCCTATGCACAAACATCAACCACCAATTGCTCAGCAGCCGCAGCATCCATCGAAGCATCTCCAATCGCCAGCATCCTCCGGCCGATAGGATTTGTTCCAGAGAACCTTGTCGATGCTGCAGCGGTAGTACTAGCCGGTATTGCAAACACCAACCAACAAGAAATTATCGGCGCTCTCAATCAGACCGGCATCGATCCCCGAAAGAGTTGCAACCCATCCGGCTACTACGACTACGGCCATTCACCTCCAGTATACCCATCACCCGAGGGAAGTGGAGATGGCTTATGGGCGAATGCATATGCTCAAGCCAGAGCTCTGGTATCGCAGATGACGGACGAGGAGAAGAACGCCATTGTGACCCCAGCGAACGATACTCAAGGCTGTTCTGGATTCACGGGAAATGTCTCGAGGCTTAACTTTCCCGGTATCTGTCTGAATGATGCATCGAGTGGCGTCCGTCTGAGCGATACTGCAAAGGTGAATGGATATCCTGCTGGCCTGTCTGTTGGTGCTAGCTGGGACAAAGGCTTAGCTTGGTGGCGAGCGAATTATATCGGCAAGGAGTTCAAGGCGAAGGGTGTCAATGTTGCTCTGGGTCCTGTTGTAGGTCCGCTGGGACGTGTTGCGAAGGGCGGAAGAAATTGGGAGGGATTCTCCAATGATCCTTACCTCGCAGGCGCTTTGGTGGAGCCTACTGTGCAAGGGCTGCAACTGTCTGTGGTATCCTGTGTCAAGCATTACATCGGGAATGAGCAGGAGACGAATCGCAACCCTTTCCTGCAGGGGTTTCTTCTACCTTCCGGCATCAACCTCAACAACTCAGTATCGTCGAATATCGATGATCGCACGATGCATGAACTCTACCTGTGGCCCTTTTACGATGCTGTCAAAGCTGGCGTTGGGTCGGTAATGTGCTCGTACCAGCGGATCAATAACAGCTATGGATGCCAGAACAGTGCAACTCTCAATGGATTGCTCAAGACAGAGCTTGGGTTCGGAGGCTTCGTAGTCTCGGACTGGTACGCTCAACACACCGGCATTGCGAGCGCCGATGCAGGAATGGATATGGTCATGCCATCTGGCCTATACTGGGGCAACAACCAGCTTGCCACGGCAGTCAACAACGGATCCATGAATGCAACTCGCCTGGATGATATGGCTACACGTATCCTGGCCGCATGGTATAGATTTGCGCCATTCACTGCTCCCGGGATCAAAGCCAACAATGCGACGGACGCCCGAGAGGCTGCAGCTAACCAGATCCTCCTCCAGTCTGCCGTCGAGGGTCATGTATTGGTGAAGAACGAGAACAGTGCGCTACCGCTGAAGCAGCCTGCTGCTTTGTCGCTCTTTGGATGGGATGCAATCAGCGGGTCGAATACCTCAGCATCACAGCCGGATCTGTACCCTGTGAGCCTGGCCAATACACAACAGTACATCAACGGCGATCCGTTCGGAGGTCTGCAGTACCTCATGTCTGCTGCGTCTTTTATGCCAGCTGGAAGCTCTATACCTGAGATTGCGTTCAATGGCACAATCATTAGTGGAGGTGGATCTGGAGGAATTGCTCCTGCGTCGATGGTCTCGCCCTTCGATGCGATCAAGCGACAGACAGATATCGATGGCACGATCCTGTATACCGACTTCGTAACGCAGGATCCCGTGGTACAGGACAGCGACGCATGCTTGGTGCTCATTAACGCGCAGTCTGCCGAGACAGCTGATCGCAGTAGATTGGCTGATGAATACTCCGACACTCTGGTCACCAACGTTGCGTCGAAATGCAGCAACACGATTGTCGTCATCCACAATGCCGGCATTCGTCTGGTAGACCGTTGGATCGACCACTCAAACATTACAGCAGCCATCTATGCACATCTCCCAGGTCAAGCTTCCGGCGACGCACTTGTCGAGATTCTATATGGCCGCCAATCTCCCTCCGGCCGTCTCCCGTACACCGTAGCTAAGCAGGAAGCTGACTATGGCACTCTACTGAATGCGACCCTTCCCGATGCGCAGAACCCTCAGTACTCGCAGTCGAACTTTACGGAAGGTGTTCACATCGACTACCGAGATTTTATCAAGCGTGATATCGTCCCACGCTTTGCTTTTGGGTACGGCTTGACGTATACCACGTTCACATACTCGAACCTCAGCGTCGCGCTTAACGATGCTGTCAACTGCTCTCTGGCCCCTCCGGACGCTGGGTCCAAGACGTCTGAGGGTGGCCTCGCGAGCTTATATGATTATGTTGCGGCTGCGAGCATTACTGTGACCAACACTGGTGATGTGGCCGCGGCAGAGGTGGCACAGCTGTATCTAGGGATCCCGAACAGCGGTGTCGCGAAAGCACTGAGAGGGTTCGAGAAGCATTGGATTCAGCCCGGTGGGTCTGCGAGTTATAGCTTTCCGCTGAGGAGACGGGATCTAAGTGTGTGGGATACGGAGAGGCAGATGTGGATGATGCAGGAAGGTGAGTATAAGGTGTATGTGGGGAAGAGTGTGTTGGATAATTGTTTGACGAGCAAGTTTAGCCTGCAGACCAGGGCTTTGTAA